From Solwaraspora sp. WMMD1047, the proteins below share one genomic window:
- a CDS encoding ABC transporter permease — MRAVLATRTRPPRPTPLSASVTFGWRAIRKIRHVPEQLFDVTIFPLMTTLIFTYLLGGALAGSPREYVQYLLPGVLLQTVVMISMYTGVALNNDITKGVFDRFRTLPIWRPSAIVGALLGDGLRYTLASTVVLALGLALGFRPGGGALGVVLGVLVVLLFAFSLSWIWTMLGLLLRTQNSVMGVSMMVLFPLTFGSNIFVDPATMPGWLEAAVRANPISHATTAVRGLMAGDATAGQLGLVLAVSAGLIAVFGPITMYLYRTKR; from the coding sequence CTGCGGGCGGTGCTGGCCACCCGGACCCGGCCGCCGCGCCCGACCCCGCTGTCGGCGTCGGTGACGTTCGGCTGGCGGGCGATCCGCAAGATCCGGCACGTGCCGGAGCAGCTCTTCGACGTGACCATCTTCCCGCTGATGACCACGTTGATCTTCACCTACCTGCTCGGTGGCGCGTTGGCCGGCTCACCCCGGGAGTACGTGCAGTACCTGCTGCCGGGCGTGCTGCTGCAGACCGTCGTGATGATCTCCATGTACACCGGGGTGGCGCTGAACAACGACATCACCAAGGGCGTCTTCGACCGGTTCCGGACGCTGCCGATCTGGCGCCCGTCGGCGATCGTCGGCGCGCTGCTGGGCGACGGGCTCCGCTACACCCTCGCCTCGACGGTGGTGCTGGCGCTCGGCCTGGCGCTGGGCTTCCGGCCGGGCGGCGGGGCGCTCGGCGTGGTGCTCGGGGTGCTCGTGGTGCTGCTCTTCGCGTTCAGCCTGAGCTGGATCTGGACCATGCTCGGGCTGCTGCTGCGCACCCAGAACTCGGTGATGGGGGTGAGCATGATGGTGCTCTTCCCGCTCACCTTCGGCAGCAACATCTTCGTCGACCCGGCCACCATGCCCGGCTGGCTGGAGGCCGCGGTGCGGGCCAACCCGATCAGCCACGCCACCACCGCGGTCCGCGGCCTGATGGCCGGCGACGCCACCGCCGGACAACTGGGTCTGGTGCTCGCCGTCTCCGCCGGCCTGATCGCGGTGTTCGGACCGATCACCATGTATCTCTACCGCACCAAGCGCTAG
- a CDS encoding nuclear transport factor 2 family protein yields MDRKQVADWIAAYERAWRTPGTAALATIFTSLASYRQGPYHDPVIGLPAIARMWENEREGPDEMFQMTTDVVAVEGDTAVARVQVRYGDPADEEYRDIWIMRFAEDGRCSSFEEWPFSPGQPTTGPARS; encoded by the coding sequence ATGGACAGGAAGCAGGTGGCTGACTGGATCGCGGCATACGAGCGTGCGTGGCGGACGCCTGGGACGGCGGCGCTCGCCACAATCTTCACCTCCCTGGCGAGCTACCGGCAGGGGCCGTACCACGACCCGGTCATCGGCCTGCCGGCCATAGCCCGGATGTGGGAGAACGAGCGGGAAGGCCCCGACGAGATGTTCCAGATGACCACAGATGTCGTCGCGGTCGAGGGCGATACCGCGGTCGCGCGGGTGCAGGTCCGCTACGGTGACCCTGCCGACGAGGAATACCGCGACATATGGATCATGCGCTTCGCCGAGGACGGTCGCTGCAGCTCGTTCGAGGAGTGGCCTTTCTCGCCGGGACAGCCCACCACCGGTCCCGCTCGGAGCTGA
- a CDS encoding SDR family NAD(P)-dependent oxidoreductase, translated as MAQSTDTRLILGARGAGPAGVETIPLDLARLDSVRSFAVAVRDRLGSTEIDALVLNAGVSLTSGDERTADGFETTFAVNHLAHYLLLRLLLPQLADGAVVAITTSGTHDPATRTMLSSTPPRHADARLLANPERDPQRDEQAKAAGGRAYASSKLCNILTVRGLAAQPEASQLRIVAFDPGPTPGTSLLRNTPPAVRLIWRLLGTPIRALVPRFNSVPAAGGALAAIASGRTVPPADAYYARLVQGQLTWLSPSELARRDDVRDRLWRDSAELVGLPVTLQ; from the coding sequence TTGGCGCAGTCCACCGACACCAGGCTGATACTCGGCGCGCGGGGCGCCGGGCCGGCGGGCGTCGAGACGATCCCGCTGGACCTGGCCCGGCTCGACAGCGTCCGTTCCTTCGCCGTCGCGGTGCGGGACCGACTCGGTTCGACGGAGATCGACGCGCTCGTGCTCAACGCGGGTGTCAGCCTGACCTCCGGCGACGAACGCACGGCGGACGGCTTCGAGACCACCTTCGCCGTCAACCACCTCGCGCACTACCTGCTGCTACGGCTGCTGCTGCCCCAGCTCGCGGACGGCGCCGTTGTTGCGATCACCACCAGCGGCACGCACGACCCGGCCACCAGGACCATGCTGAGCAGCACCCCGCCCCGGCACGCCGACGCCCGGCTGCTGGCCAACCCGGAACGGGATCCGCAACGCGACGAGCAGGCCAAGGCGGCGGGCGGCCGAGCCTACGCCTCATCCAAGCTCTGCAACATCCTCACCGTCCGGGGACTGGCCGCCCAGCCGGAGGCGTCGCAGCTGCGGATCGTCGCGTTCGACCCGGGCCCGACGCCGGGTACGAGCCTCCTGCGCAACACCCCGCCCGCAGTTCGCCTCATCTGGCGACTGCTCGGCACCCCGATCCGGGCGCTGGTGCCCCGATTCAACAGCGTCCCGGCAGCCGGCGGCGCGCTGGCCGCCATCGCCTCGGGCCGGACTGTGCCGCCCGCCGACGCTTACTACGCACGGCTCGTGCAAGGTCAGCTCACCTGGCTGTCCCCGTCCGAACTGGCCCGCCGCGACGACGTGCGGGACCGCCTATGGCGGGACAGCGCCGAGCTGGTCGGGCTGCCGGTCACCCTCCAATGA
- a CDS encoding DUF1330 domain-containing protein: MIYAGDGDTPLVADAGPGWDAVLLVRYPDRHAFRRMVRDPDYQRIAQLRTEALSATVLQPTRPWRSAASGSPQS; this comes from the coding sequence GTGATCTACGCCGGCGACGGCGACACCCCACTGGTGGCCGACGCGGGTCCGGGGTGGGACGCGGTGCTGCTCGTGAGATATCCCGATCGACATGCGTTCCGGCGGATGGTGCGGGACCCGGACTATCAGCGGATCGCCCAGCTGCGGACGGAGGCGTTGAGTGCGACGGTGCTGCAGCCCACCCGTCCGTGGCGGTCGGCCGCATCCGGGTCGCCGCAGTCATGA
- a CDS encoding TetR/AcrR family transcriptional regulator yields the protein MRADARRNRTRILDAADAVFAVKGPTASTEEIAQRAEVAIGTVFRHFPTKEALVEAVFVGRLHALAEQARSLAGADDPGEAFFAFLAEAVRQSTIKHTFADALADAGVDLHASEGSVAEAIRDLRQSIGELLGHAQQAARVRTDIDVRTLIALIAGAAHAIGYASQDAAVESHVLSVTFDGLRPPPSP from the coding sequence TTGCGCGCTGACGCTCGGCGCAACCGGACCCGCATCCTCGACGCCGCCGACGCGGTCTTCGCCGTGAAGGGTCCGACCGCATCGACGGAAGAGATCGCCCAGCGGGCCGAGGTCGCGATCGGTACCGTCTTCCGGCACTTTCCGACCAAGGAAGCTCTGGTCGAGGCGGTGTTCGTCGGCCGGTTGCATGCGCTCGCCGAGCAGGCCCGGTCGCTGGCCGGTGCGGATGACCCCGGTGAGGCGTTCTTCGCCTTCCTCGCCGAGGCGGTACGCCAGTCGACCATCAAGCACACGTTCGCGGATGCCCTGGCGGACGCGGGCGTGGACCTGCATGCCTCCGAGGGCTCCGTGGCCGAGGCCATCCGGGATCTCCGGCAGTCGATCGGTGAACTGCTCGGTCACGCCCAGCAGGCCGCGAGGGTACGCACCGACATCGACGTCCGAACGTTGATCGCGCTGATAGCCGGCGCCGCCCACGCGATCGGGTACGCCAGCCAGGATGCCGCCGTGGAGAGCCACGTACTTTCGGTGACCTTCGACGGCCTCCGTCCACCGCCGTCGCCCTGA
- the glgC gene encoding glucose-1-phosphate adenylyltransferase encodes MSAPKVLAIVLAGGEGKRLMPLTTDRAKPAVPFGGMYRMIDFVLSNLANAGYLKIVVLTQYKSHSLDRHVTKTWRMSNLLGNYVAPVPAQQRRGPWWFAGSADAIYQSFNLINDERPDYVIVFGADHIYRMDPEQMVADHIASGAGVTVAGIRQPLSTADQFGVIEVGEDGRRISAFREKPTDAQGLPDAPDQIYASMGNYVFTTRVLCEAVERDAEDKTSKHDMGGSIIPMLVERGEANVYDFRDNVVPGSTDRDRGYWRDVGTLDSFYDAHMDLIAIHPVFNLYNYEWPIYTDHPPWPPAKFVHGWQERVGRAVGSMISPGVVISGSLVENSVVAPKVHVHSWAHVEGSVLMEGVEIGRRAVVRNAILDKNVRVPEGVQIGVDVEADRKRYTVSDNGIVVIGKGQQVIE; translated from the coding sequence ATGTCTGCCCCCAAGGTCCTCGCGATCGTGCTGGCCGGTGGTGAGGGCAAGCGGCTGATGCCGCTCACCACCGACCGGGCCAAGCCGGCCGTCCCGTTCGGCGGGATGTACCGAATGATCGACTTCGTCCTGTCGAACCTCGCCAACGCCGGCTATCTCAAGATCGTCGTACTGACCCAGTACAAGTCCCACTCGCTGGACCGGCACGTCACCAAGACCTGGCGGATGTCGAACCTGCTCGGCAACTACGTCGCGCCGGTGCCGGCCCAGCAGCGGCGCGGGCCGTGGTGGTTCGCCGGCTCGGCCGACGCCATCTACCAGAGCTTCAACCTGATCAACGACGAGCGACCGGACTACGTCATCGTCTTCGGGGCCGACCACATCTACCGGATGGACCCGGAACAGATGGTGGCCGACCACATCGCCTCCGGTGCCGGGGTGACGGTGGCCGGCATCCGGCAGCCGCTGTCGACCGCGGACCAGTTCGGCGTGATCGAGGTCGGCGAGGACGGGCGGCGGATCAGCGCCTTCCGGGAGAAGCCCACCGACGCGCAGGGGCTGCCGGACGCGCCGGACCAGATCTACGCCTCGATGGGCAACTACGTCTTCACCACCCGGGTGCTGTGCGAGGCCGTCGAACGCGATGCCGAGGACAAGACCAGCAAGCACGACATGGGCGGCAGCATCATCCCGATGCTCGTCGAGCGCGGCGAGGCCAACGTCTACGACTTCCGCGACAACGTGGTGCCCGGCAGCACCGACCGGGACCGCGGCTACTGGCGCGACGTCGGGACGTTGGATTCCTTCTACGACGCGCACATGGACCTGATCGCCATTCACCCGGTCTTCAACCTCTACAACTACGAGTGGCCGATCTACACCGACCACCCGCCGTGGCCGCCGGCCAAGTTCGTGCACGGCTGGCAGGAGCGGGTCGGCCGGGCGGTCGGCTCGATGATCTCGCCGGGGGTGGTGATCTCCGGATCGCTGGTGGAGAACTCCGTGGTGGCGCCCAAGGTGCACGTGCACTCGTGGGCGCACGTCGAGGGTTCGGTGTTGATGGAGGGCGTCGAGATCGGGCGCCGGGCGGTGGTGCGCAACGCGATCCTGGACAAGAACGTCCGGGTGCCGGAGGGCGTCCAGATCGGCGTCGACGTGGAGGCCGACCGCAAGCGCTACACCGTCTCGGACAACGGCATCGTGGTGATCGGCAAGGGGCAACAGGTCATCGAGTGA
- the pgm gene encoding phosphoglucomutase (alpha-D-glucose-1,6-bisphosphate-dependent) yields the protein MAHARAGQPAEPADLVDVARLVTAYYAEHPDPAEPAQQVSFGTSGHRGSSLQNAFNEDHILAITQATCEYRREQGIDGPIFLARDTHALSEPATVTALEVLAANSVTVLVDSRDGYTPTPALSHAILTHNRGRDGGLADGIVVTPSHNPPSDGGFKYNPTHGGPADSDATRWIQDRANALLADGLKEIKRIPYARARSAETTGRYDFLGAYVDDLPSAVDLAAVRAAGVRIGADPLGGASVAYWGEIADRHGLDLTVVNPLVDPTWRFMTLDTDGKIRMDCSSPNAMASLIAARSAYQISTGNDADADRHGIVTPDAGLLNPNHYLAVAISYLFRGRSGWSPNAAIGKTLVSSSMIDRVAADIGRPLVEVPVGFKWFVPGLLDGTVGFGGEESAGASFLRTDGTTWTTDKDGILLCLLAAEILASTGRTPSEHYADLVGRFGDPAYARIDAPATREEKAVLGKLSPEQVTATELAGEPITDTLTAAPGNGAPIGGLKVCTESGWFAARPSGTEDVYKIYAESFQGPEHLTRIQQEARELVSEVLRTA from the coding sequence ATGGCCCACGCCCGTGCCGGCCAGCCCGCCGAGCCCGCCGACCTGGTCGACGTGGCCCGGCTGGTCACCGCGTACTACGCCGAGCACCCCGATCCGGCCGAGCCGGCCCAGCAGGTCAGCTTCGGCACGTCGGGCCACCGGGGCTCCAGCCTGCAGAACGCCTTCAACGAGGACCACATCCTCGCCATCACCCAGGCCACCTGCGAATACCGGCGCGAACAGGGCATCGACGGGCCGATCTTCCTGGCCCGGGACACCCACGCCCTCTCCGAGCCGGCTACCGTCACCGCGCTGGAGGTGCTGGCGGCCAACTCCGTCACCGTGCTGGTGGACAGCCGGGACGGCTACACCCCGACCCCGGCGCTGTCGCACGCCATCCTCACCCACAACCGGGGCCGGGACGGCGGGCTGGCCGACGGCATCGTGGTCACCCCGTCGCACAACCCGCCGTCGGACGGCGGGTTCAAGTACAACCCGACGCACGGCGGCCCGGCCGACAGCGACGCGACCAGGTGGATCCAGGACCGGGCGAACGCGCTGCTGGCCGACGGCCTCAAGGAAATCAAGCGCATCCCGTACGCGCGGGCGCGGTCGGCCGAGACGACCGGCCGGTACGACTTCCTCGGCGCGTACGTCGACGACCTGCCCTCGGCGGTGGACCTGGCCGCGGTGCGGGCGGCCGGGGTGCGGATCGGCGCCGACCCGCTCGGCGGCGCCAGCGTGGCCTACTGGGGCGAGATCGCCGACCGGCACGGGCTGGACCTCACCGTCGTCAACCCGCTCGTCGACCCGACCTGGCGCTTCATGACCCTGGACACCGACGGCAAGATCCGGATGGACTGCTCGTCGCCGAACGCGATGGCCTCGCTGATCGCCGCGCGGTCGGCGTACCAGATATCCACCGGCAACGACGCGGACGCCGACCGGCACGGGATCGTCACCCCGGACGCCGGCCTGCTGAACCCGAACCACTACCTGGCGGTGGCGATCTCCTACCTGTTCCGCGGCCGGTCGGGCTGGTCGCCGAACGCCGCGATCGGCAAGACCCTGGTCTCCTCGTCGATGATCGACCGGGTCGCCGCCGACATCGGCCGGCCGCTGGTCGAGGTGCCGGTCGGCTTCAAGTGGTTCGTGCCGGGGCTGCTCGACGGGACGGTCGGCTTCGGCGGCGAGGAGAGCGCGGGCGCGTCGTTCCTGCGTACCGACGGCACCACCTGGACCACCGACAAGGACGGCATCCTGCTCTGCCTGCTGGCGGCGGAGATCCTCGCCAGCACCGGGCGCACCCCGAGCGAGCACTACGCGGACCTGGTGGGCCGGTTCGGCGACCCGGCGTACGCCCGGATCGACGCCCCGGCCACCCGCGAAGAGAAGGCGGTCCTCGGCAAGCTCTCGCCGGAGCAGGTGACGGCGACCGAGTTGGCCGGCGAGCCGATCACCGACACGCTGACCGCCGCGCCCGGCAACGGCGCACCGATCGGCGGGCTGAAGGTCTGCACGGAGTCCGGCTGGTTCGCGGCCCGGCCCTCCGGGACCGAGGACGTCTACAAGATCTACGCCGAGTCGTTCCAGGGGCCGGAGCACCTGACCCGGATCCAGCAGGAGGCCCGTGAGCTGGTCTCGGAGGTGCTCCGGACGGCCTGA
- a CDS encoding glycosyltransferase, protein MLGRIARRERTRPAGPPRVLVVYPYLPHYRYGVFEELRGCGPVRYEFAADVDAHNSGIPIIPADQMTPFHRLRNTWLRGALWQAGLVRLLLTGRYDAVIFQGCAAFLSSWVGALVCRLRRTRVLYWTIGWHRPDQGWRRLTRLAFYRLAHGLLLYGQVGRRIGRAMGYPDHRMTVIGNSLRSSVEESTDEGPAGEGSAAGEGSAAAALAELAALLPAPGADAVAAVIRQNAYKRLDLLLQAAARLAERGRPITVILAGGGPEHDNLRRLANELGVDLRLLGPVYGERRLRLIYERARLTVVPKFAGLTAVQSLSYGRPVVTSDNEYEQMPESECIRAGVTGGHYRDGSVDSLADVIADWLDRMRDGEQVIADACREELRERWSPQRHAAAIDAAVRRHLDPADRQPGQRDRTEAPAGQVLTG, encoded by the coding sequence ATGCTGGGCAGGATCGCCCGGCGCGAGCGGACCCGCCCGGCCGGACCCCCCCGGGTGCTCGTCGTCTACCCGTACCTTCCGCACTACCGCTACGGGGTGTTCGAGGAGCTCCGCGGATGCGGACCGGTCCGGTACGAGTTCGCGGCCGACGTGGACGCCCACAACTCCGGCATTCCGATCATCCCCGCCGACCAGATGACCCCCTTCCACCGGCTCCGCAACACCTGGCTGCGGGGGGCCCTCTGGCAGGCCGGGCTGGTCCGACTCCTGCTCACCGGCCGGTACGACGCGGTCATCTTCCAGGGCTGCGCCGCGTTCCTCTCCTCCTGGGTCGGGGCGCTGGTCTGCCGGCTGCGGCGGACTAGGGTTCTCTACTGGACGATCGGGTGGCACCGCCCGGACCAGGGCTGGCGGCGGCTGACCCGGCTGGCGTTCTACCGGCTCGCGCACGGCCTGCTGCTCTACGGCCAGGTCGGCCGGCGGATCGGCCGGGCCATGGGGTACCCCGACCACCGGATGACGGTGATCGGCAACAGCCTGCGGTCGTCCGTCGAGGAAAGTACCGACGAGGGCCCGGCCGGCGAGGGGAGCGCGGCCGGCGAGGGGAGCGCGGCCGCCGCTCTGGCGGAACTCGCCGCGCTGCTGCCTGCGCCGGGGGCCGACGCCGTCGCGGCGGTGATCCGGCAGAACGCGTACAAGCGTCTCGATCTGCTGCTCCAGGCGGCCGCCCGGTTGGCCGAGCGGGGCCGCCCGATCACCGTGATCCTGGCCGGCGGCGGCCCGGAGCACGACAACCTGCGGCGGCTGGCGAACGAACTCGGCGTCGACCTGCGGCTACTCGGCCCGGTCTACGGCGAACGCCGACTCCGGCTCATCTACGAGCGGGCGAGGCTGACCGTGGTACCGAAGTTCGCCGGCCTGACCGCGGTGCAGAGCCTCTCGTACGGCCGGCCCGTCGTCACCAGCGACAACGAGTACGAGCAGATGCCGGAATCGGAGTGCATCCGCGCCGGGGTGACCGGCGGCCACTACCGGGACGGCTCCGTCGACAGCCTCGCGGACGTCATCGCCGACTGGCTGGACCGGATGCGCGACGGCGAACAGGTGATCGCCGATGCCTGCCGGGAGGAGCTGCGTGAGCGCTGGTCGCCGCAGCGCCACGCGGCGGCGATCGACGCCGCGGTCCGGCGGCACCTCGACCCGGCGGACCGGCAGCCCGGTCAGCGCGACCGGACCGAGGCGCCGGCCGGTCAGGTTCTCACGGGCTGA
- a CDS encoding 5-methyltetrahydropteroyltriglutamate--homocysteine S-methyltransferase produces the protein MTLRDTPPFRADHVGSLLRPALLLKAREQMATGEISADELRAIEDEAIRDVIRMQRDVGLRSATDGEFRRTSWHMDFIYRLGGIRPTDEKIQVHFRNDQGELDFESAALAIDAPVRLTETIFGDDFTFLANEVDDDVTAKLTIPSPSMVHYRGGRAAIDPKVYPDEEQFWADLSAAYAEQVRRVADLGCRYLQLDDTSLAYLNDPAQRQLLNERGDDAEHQHLRYIRQINAAIADRPAGLAVTTHMCRGNFRSSWAAEGGYDFVAEALFSELAVDGFFLEYDDERSGGFAPLRFVPPGKMVVLGLVTTKKGALESKDTLKRRIDEAAKYVPLDRICLSPQCGFSSTVEGNVLTYDEEVAKLRLIAETAEEIWG, from the coding sequence ATGACGCTGCGCGACACCCCGCCGTTCCGTGCCGACCACGTCGGCAGCCTGCTCCGCCCAGCCCTTCTGCTCAAAGCGCGCGAGCAGATGGCCACCGGCGAGATCAGCGCCGACGAGCTGCGCGCCATCGAGGACGAGGCCATCCGCGACGTGATCCGCATGCAGCGCGACGTGGGTCTGCGCTCGGCCACCGACGGCGAGTTCCGGCGCACCTCATGGCACATGGACTTTATCTACCGTTTAGGGGGGATTCGTCCCACCGATGAGAAGATCCAGGTGCACTTCCGCAACGATCAGGGCGAGCTCGATTTCGAGTCGGCGGCGCTGGCGATCGACGCCCCGGTCCGGCTCACCGAGACGATCTTCGGCGACGACTTCACCTTCCTGGCGAACGAGGTGGATGACGACGTCACCGCCAAGCTGACCATCCCGTCGCCCAGCATGGTCCACTACCGGGGCGGCCGCGCGGCCATCGACCCGAAGGTCTACCCCGACGAGGAGCAGTTCTGGGCCGACCTCAGTGCCGCCTACGCCGAACAGGTCCGCCGCGTCGCCGACCTGGGCTGCCGCTACCTGCAACTCGACGACACCAGCCTCGCCTACCTGAACGACCCCGCCCAGCGGCAGCTGCTCAACGAACGCGGCGACGACGCCGAACACCAGCACCTGCGCTACATCCGCCAGATCAACGCCGCGATCGCCGACCGCCCCGCCGGCCTGGCCGTCACCACCCACATGTGCCGCGGCAACTTCCGCTCCTCATGGGCCGCCGAAGGCGGCTACGACTTCGTCGCCGAAGCCCTGTTCAGCGAGCTGGCCGTCGACGGCTTCTTCCTGGAGTACGACGACGAACGCTCAGGCGGTTTCGCCCCGCTGCGTTTCGTCCCGCCCGGCAAAATGGTCGTCCTCGGCCTGGTCACCACGAAGAAGGGCGCCCTCGAATCCAAGGACACCCTCAAGCGCCGCATCGACGAGGCCGCCAAGTACGTCCCGCTCGACCGAATCTGCCTCTCCCCGCAGTGCGGCTTCTCCTCAACGGTCGAAGGCAACGTGCTCACCTACGACGAAGAGGTCGCCAAACTCCGGCTGATCGCCGAAACCGCAGAGGAAATCTGGGGCTGA
- a CDS encoding ATP-binding cassette domain-containing protein, which produces MLVTATSDLAIETSGLVKTFGDKRAVDGVDLAVRPGSVYGFLGPNGAGKTTTIRMLATLLRPDGGSGRVFGHDIVREADAVRARVGLTGQYASVDDELTGRENLVMLARLLGSPWAAARQRADDLLTAFGLADAGDRLVKTYSGGMRRRADIAASIVVTPDLLFLDEPTTGLDPRSRNQVWDIVRALVDSGTTVLLTTQYLDEADQLADRIAVIDHGRVIAEGTSGELKSSVGAGAVHVRVRDAGQRPAAELVLAEALGVPVAVGSDPLALSARVADPERVANALVELNRAGLAVTEFSLGQPSLDEVFLALTGRPAEESTDERAEEVAA; this is translated from the coding sequence ATATTGGTGACTGCGACATCAGATCTGGCGATCGAGACATCGGGCCTGGTCAAGACGTTCGGCGACAAGCGGGCGGTGGACGGCGTCGACCTCGCCGTGCGGCCCGGCAGCGTCTACGGCTTCCTCGGACCCAACGGGGCCGGCAAGACCACCACCATCCGGATGCTCGCCACCCTGCTGCGCCCCGACGGCGGCAGCGGGCGGGTCTTCGGGCACGACATCGTCCGGGAGGCCGACGCGGTCCGCGCCCGGGTCGGCCTGACCGGCCAGTACGCCTCGGTCGACGACGAGCTGACCGGCCGGGAGAACCTGGTCATGCTGGCCCGGCTGCTCGGCTCCCCCTGGGCGGCGGCCCGGCAGCGTGCCGACGACCTGCTGACCGCGTTCGGGCTGGCCGACGCGGGCGACCGGCTGGTGAAGACCTACTCCGGCGGGATGCGCCGCCGGGCGGACATCGCCGCGAGCATCGTGGTCACGCCGGACCTGCTCTTCCTCGACGAGCCGACCACCGGCCTCGACCCGCGCAGCCGCAACCAGGTGTGGGACATCGTCCGGGCGCTCGTCGACTCGGGCACCACGGTCCTGCTCACCACGCAGTACCTCGACGAGGCCGACCAGCTCGCCGACCGGATCGCCGTGATAGACCACGGCCGGGTGATCGCCGAGGGGACCAGCGGCGAGCTGAAGTCCTCGGTCGGCGCCGGGGCGGTGCACGTGCGGGTCCGCGACGCCGGTCAGCGACCGGCGGCCGAGCTGGTGCTGGCCGAGGCGCTGGGGGTGCCGGTGGCCGTCGGCTCCGACCCGCTGGCGCTCTCTGCCCGGGTCGCCGACCCGGAGCGGGTGGCCAACGCCCTGGTCGAGCTGAACCGGGCCGGCCTGGCGGTCACCGAGTTCTCGCTGGGCCAACCGAGCCTGGACGAGGTGTTCCTGGCGTTGACCGGCCGGCCGGCCGAGGAGAGCACCGACGAGCGCGCCGAGGAGGTGGCAGCGTGA
- the glgA gene encoding glycogen synthase encodes MPDSPSPAATGQLRVDLLTREYPPEVYGGAGVHVEYLARELRRLADLRVHCFGAPRAEPGVTAYPEPADLAGANAALRTMGVDLAMAAGCAGADLVHSHTWYANLAGHVAKLLHGVPHVVTVHSLEPLRPWKAEQLGGGYALSSWCERTALEAADAVIAVSAGMRRDLLAAYPSVSPDRVRVVHNGIDTNQYAPDHGTDVLDRLGVDPARPSVVYVGRITRQKGLPYLLRAARSLPPDTQLVLLAGAPDTPEIAAEVQGLVAELRDGRDGVVWIEKMLPKPEVIQVLTHSTVFVCPSIYEPMGIVNLEAMACETAVVATATGGIPEVVADGETGRLVPIEQATDGTGTPVDPDRFVADLAAAITDLLADPDHTAELGRAGRRRAVEHFSWDAIADQTMSLYLSVLR; translated from the coding sequence ATGCCCGACAGCCCATCCCCCGCCGCCACCGGCCAGCTCCGGGTCGACCTGCTCACCCGGGAGTATCCGCCGGAGGTATACGGCGGCGCCGGGGTGCACGTCGAATATCTGGCCCGGGAGCTGCGCCGGCTCGCCGATCTGCGGGTGCACTGCTTCGGCGCGCCGCGCGCCGAGCCGGGGGTCACGGCGTACCCGGAGCCGGCGGACCTGGCCGGGGCGAACGCCGCGCTGCGGACGATGGGCGTCGACCTGGCGATGGCGGCCGGCTGCGCTGGCGCCGACCTGGTGCACAGCCACACCTGGTACGCCAACCTCGCCGGCCATGTCGCCAAGCTGCTGCACGGCGTGCCGCACGTGGTGACCGTGCACAGCCTGGAGCCGCTGCGGCCGTGGAAGGCCGAGCAGCTCGGCGGCGGCTACGCGCTCTCGTCGTGGTGCGAGCGGACCGCGCTGGAGGCCGCCGACGCGGTGATCGCGGTCTCCGCCGGGATGCGCCGCGACCTGCTGGCCGCGTACCCGTCAGTGTCGCCGGACCGGGTCCGGGTGGTGCACAACGGCATCGACACCAACCAGTACGCACCCGATCATGGCACCGACGTGCTGGACCGGCTCGGGGTGGATCCGGCCCGGCCGAGCGTGGTGTACGTCGGGCGGATCACCCGGCAGAAGGGCCTGCCGTACCTGCTGCGGGCGGCCCGGTCGCTGCCGCCGGACACGCAGCTCGTGCTGCTGGCCGGCGCGCCGGACACCCCGGAGATCGCCGCCGAGGTGCAGGGGCTCGTCGCCGAGCTGCGGGATGGCCGCGACGGGGTGGTCTGGATCGAGAAGATGCTGCCCAAGCCCGAGGTGATCCAGGTCCTGACGCACAGCACCGTCTTCGTCTGCCCGTCGATCTACGAGCCGATGGGGATCGTCAACCTGGAGGCGATGGCCTGCGAGACCGCCGTGGTGGCCACCGCCACCGGCGGCATCCCGGAGGTGGTCGCCGACGGGGAGACCGGCCGGCTGGTCCCGATCGAGCAGGCCACCGACGGCACCGGCACCCCGGTCGACCCGGACCGGTTCGTGGCCGACCTGGCCGCCGCCATCACCGACCTGCTGGCCGACCCCGACCACACGGCCGAGCTGGGCCGCGCCGGCCGGCGCCGGGCGGTGGAGCACTTCTCCTGGGACGCCATCGCCGACCAGACCATGTCCCTCTATCTCAGTGTGCTGCGATAG